In one Saimiri boliviensis isolate mSaiBol1 chromosome 3, mSaiBol1.pri, whole genome shotgun sequence genomic region, the following are encoded:
- the ZNF330 gene encoding zinc finger protein 330, with translation MPKKKTGARKKAENRREREKQLRASRSTIDLAKHPCNASMECDKCQRRQKNRAFCYFCNSVQKLPICAQCGKTKCMMKSSDCVIKHAGVYSTGLAMVGAICDFCEAWVCHGRKCLSTHACACPLTDAECVECERGVWDHGGRIFSCSFCHNFLCEDDQFEHQASCQVLEAETFKCVSCNRLGQHSCLRCKACFCDDHTRSKVFKQEKGKQPPCPKCGHETQETKDLSMSTRSLKFGRQTGGEEGDGASGYDAYWKNLSSDKYGDTSYHDEEEDEYEAEDDEEEEDEGRKDSDTESSDLFTNLNLGRTYASGYAHYEEQEN, from the exons ATGCCTAAAAAAAAGACTGGTGCGAGGAAGAAGGCTGAGAACCGCCGAGAACGTGAAAAACAACTAAGAGCATCAAGAAGCACTATAGATTTAGCTAAACATCCGTGTAATGCTTCGATG GAATGTGACAAGTGTCAGag GCGGCAGAAGAATAGAGCATTTTGCTACTTTTGTAATTCTGTACAGAAGTTACCAATTTGTGCACAGTGTG ggAAAACAAAGTGCATGATGAAGTCTTCAGACTGTGTCATAAAGCATGCTGGTGTATATAGTACTGGCCTTGCAATGGTG GGTGCAATATGTGACTTCTGTGAAGCCTGGGTTTGCCATGGTAGGAAATGTCTCAGTACACATGCCTGTGCCTGCCCTCTTACTGATGCTGAGTGTGTTGAATGTGAACGAGGCGTGTGGGACCATG GAGGCAGAATATTCAGTTGTTCTTTTTGCCATAACTTTCTCTGTGAAGATGATCAATTTGAGCATCAAGCCAGCTGCCAAGTTTTAGAAGcagaaacatttaaat GTGTTTCATGCAATCGGCTTGGTCAGCACTCATGTCTCCGTTGTAAG GCTTGTTTCTGTGATGATCATACAAGGAGCAAAGTGtttaagcaagaaaaaggaaaacagcctCCTTGCCCTAAATGTGGGCATGAAACTCAGGAGACTAAGGACCTTAGCATGTCAA CACGCTCCCTGAAATTTGGCAGGCAGACTGGAGGTGAAGAGGGAGATGGAGCTTCTGGGTATGATGCTTATTGGAAGAACCTTTCATCTGATAAATATGGTGATACCAGCTACcatgatgaggaggaggatgagTATGAAGCAGAGgatgatgaagaggaagaagatgaaggcagaaaggATTCAGACACTGAGTCATCAGATTTGTTTACTAATTTGAATTTAGGAAGGACCTATGCTAGTGGCTATGCTCACTATGAGGAACAAGAGAACTAG